A window of the Podospora bellae-mahoneyi strain CBS 112042 chromosome 6, whole genome shotgun sequence genome harbors these coding sequences:
- the LEA1 gene encoding U2 snRNP complex subunit (COG:A; EggNog:ENOG503NUHE), with product MRLTPDLIASSLSYLNPLKEREIDLRARLTYHTPSRKKGHRIPAIENLAVAGPHDSIDLTDNDIQLLGNFPLSPRVRTLLLARNRISAIAPGAVQSLPNLRNLNLGENEIRELGDLDVLGRWGGLVHLCLGGNPVVKKEHYRYWVLWRCPSVRFLDYQKVREAEREKARELFGTVEEPSELAQKIMGIKSKTFDSTTTSGGKGGGPGGETSKLSRLKLTDKEKKKLQELIKKANSLEEINRLEKALLEGRLPPGIIVEDGDAMEE from the exons ATGAGGCTAACCCCCGACCTCATCGCCTCGTCCCTCTCCTACCTCAACCCGCTCAAAGAGCGCGAGATTGACCTCCGAG CTCGGCTTACCTACCACACACCCTCCCGTAAAAAAGGCCATAGAATACCCGCCATCGAAAACCTCGCCGTCGCCGGCCCGCACGACTCGATCGACCTGACCGATAATGACATCCAACTCCTTGGGAACTTCCCCTTGTCGCCGCGGGTGAGGACGTTGCTGCTGGCGAGGAACAGGATCAGCGCCATCGCGCCGGGGGCGGTGCAGAGCCTGCCGAACCTGAGGAATTTGAACCTGGGGGAGAACGAGATTAGGGAGCTGGGGGATTTGGAcgtgctggggaggtggggggggttggtgcaCTTGTGTCTCGGGGGAAATCCGGttgtgaagaaggagcatTACCGGTATTGGGTGCTTTGGCGGTGCCCGAGTGTGAGGTTTTTGGATTATCAaaaggtgagggaggcggagagggagaaggccagGGAGTTGTttgggacggtggaggagccgaGTGAGTTGGCGCAGAAG ATTATGGGCATCAAGAGCAAGACGTTCGATTCGACGACTACTTCAGGAGGCAAGGGTGGTGGACCGGGTGGTGAGACGTCTAAGCTGTCGAGACTGAAACTGACGGataaggagaagaagaagcttcAGGAGTTGATCAAGAAGGCGAACTCGTTGGAGGAGATCAACAGGCTGGAGAAGGCgctgttggaggggaggttgccgCCTGGGATTattgttgaggatggggatgctATGGAGGAGTGA
- the BCP1 gene encoding Mss4p nuclear export (BUSCO:EOG092649VA; COG:K; EggNog:ENOG503NVUT): MGKKRTRNPDDDVAMTDEVPAQTKKNNNGGDSSDSDDDMDIVNVDFELFNYDPTIDFHGVRTLLRQLLDADASLFDLSSLSDLIVEQNTVGSTCKVDDKANDAYAFLTVLNIQEHSPTKPVVKQLAEYLADRATKSQDETLAKVVPEVLLGERKQQVGLVLAERLLNMPAEVIPPMWSCMIDEIEAAVEDKEPYEFTHYLVLSRTYLEVESTLNQTERKKKRSKATGELQYFHPEDEEMRKFATAAGSFEYTKEGQAAVADSKRAFQEMGIKPVGFMMLIEAEKFPKAVQGITEYVATGGMSMEIS, from the exons ATGGGCAAAAAGCGCACCAGAAaccccgacgacgacgtcgCCATGACCGACGAAGTCCCCGCGCAaaccaagaagaacaacaacgGCGGTGATAGCTCCGACTCGGACGAT GACATGGACATAGTAAACGTGGACTTCGAACTCTTCAACTACGACCCCACAATCGACTTCCACGGCGTAAgaaccctcctccgccagctcctcgacgccgacgcctccctcttcgacctctcctccctctccgaccTCATCGTGGAGCAAAACACGGTCGGCTCCACCTGCAAGGTCGACGACAAGGCCAACGACGCCTACGCCTTCCTCACCGTCCTCAACATCCAAGAGcactcccccaccaaacccgTAGTCAAACAACTCGCCGAGTACCTCGCCGATCGCGCCACAAAGTCCCAAGATGAAACCCTGGCCAAGGTCGTGCCCGAGGTGTTGCTTGGAGAGAGGAAACAACAGGTCGGGTTGGTCTTGGCGGAAAGGTTACTCAACATGCCGGCCGAGGTCATCCCGCCAATGTGGAGCTGCATGATTGATGAGATTGAGGCTGCGGTCGAGGACAAGGAGCCGTACGAGTTTACGCATTATCTTGTGCTTTCAAGAACGTACCTCGAGGTGGAGTCAACGTTGAATCAGAcagagaggaaaaagaagaggtcAAAGGCGACGGGGGAGCTGCAGTATTTCCAtcccgaggacgaggagatgagAAAGTTtgcgacggcggcgggaagCTTTGAGTACACAAAGGAAGGACAGGCCGCGGTGGCGGATAGCAAGCGCGCGTTCCAAGAGATGGGGATCAAGCCGGTGGGCTTCATGATGTTGATTGAGGCGGAGAAGTTCCCCAAGGCTGTCCAGGGGATCACAGAGTATGTGGCCACTGGCGGGATGTCAATGGAGATTTCATAG